A single genomic interval of Lentimicrobium saccharophilum harbors:
- a CDS encoding RagB/SusD family nutrient uptake outer membrane protein — protein MKKNIIIISTLLIALMFSSCEKFLEYEPYGQPNQLSNMTDEQAMQAVYSLFYWQYREGTMGRGFMWYENCSDNLITGRTQAEAQNIKNFLDNGSASRDVRDNWPQMYQTINYANQLIRSAPTATKLSEKVRNSVLGHAYFMRAFAYLWLAPWYGDNGPNGGIPIVTENTGIDEIDVPRPPSVLDNYDMIIEDLDKAAELLPYFDEIPSNDWGLMHKTAAWSLMARAALYAAQYDNSYYQKVIEYTDRVINTGKHSLVTNYADVFTIEQNWSPEYIMSVTSTEIDGSKLPGVLFQNGGFGIYNTWGYFQPTLELYNAFEEGDTRRAATILAPGETVQFVGNEIVWAVNPASVSSPSALTFRKYLAPFAPADAVGTTVNPNSDNGTTDLNIPLVRYSDVLLMKAEALIWTGQNGDGPLNEVRVRAGLTPKTNATKADLKNERRCEFALEFGVFRHLDLVRWGDAQAVYAQPLHGYKVNLGGNGIESLEVIEVWPARNFNPSIHHVFPIPAREIAKSTNLKQNLGY, from the coding sequence ATGAAAAAGAACATAATAATTATATCAACACTTCTGATTGCACTGATGTTCTCATCATGCGAGAAGTTTCTGGAATATGAGCCTTACGGCCAGCCCAATCAGCTGTCGAACATGACAGACGAGCAGGCAATGCAGGCTGTTTATTCACTCTTCTACTGGCAGTATCGTGAGGGAACCATGGGTCGTGGTTTCATGTGGTACGAAAACTGCAGCGATAACCTGATTACCGGTCGTACACAGGCTGAGGCCCAGAATATTAAAAATTTCCTTGATAATGGATCAGCATCCCGCGATGTACGCGACAACTGGCCCCAGATGTACCAAACCATCAATTATGCAAACCAGTTGATCCGTTCGGCTCCGACGGCCACCAAATTATCCGAAAAAGTTCGCAACAGTGTGCTTGGACATGCCTATTTTATGCGCGCATTTGCTTACCTGTGGCTGGCTCCCTGGTACGGCGACAATGGTCCCAACGGTGGTATCCCTATCGTGACTGAGAATACAGGTATTGATGAGATTGACGTTCCCAGGCCGCCCTCAGTATTGGATAATTACGATATGATCATTGAAGATCTGGATAAAGCGGCTGAATTATTGCCCTATTTTGATGAAATTCCATCGAATGACTGGGGCCTGATGCACAAAACCGCTGCCTGGTCATTAATGGCCCGCGCTGCCCTTTATGCCGCCCAATACGACAATTCCTATTATCAGAAAGTAATTGAATATACCGACCGTGTTATCAATACAGGTAAGCATTCGCTCGTTACTAACTATGCCGATGTGTTTACCATTGAACAGAACTGGAGCCCTGAGTATATCATGAGTGTTACCAGCACTGAAATCGACGGTTCAAAACTTCCGGGGGTGCTCTTCCAGAATGGCGGTTTCGGAATTTACAATACCTGGGGATATTTCCAGCCGACGCTGGAACTTTACAATGCATTTGAAGAAGGCGACACCCGTCGAGCAGCAACCATACTTGCCCCGGGTGAAACCGTTCAGTTTGTCGGAAACGAAATAGTATGGGCAGTAAATCCTGCGTCTGTTTCAAGCCCGTCAGCACTTACTTTCCGTAAGTATCTGGCCCCTTTCGCTCCGGCTGACGCCGTTGGAACTACGGTCAATCCAAACAGCGACAACGGAACCACTGATCTTAATATTCCGCTTGTAAGGTATTCCGATGTACTGCTTATGAAAGCAGAGGCCCTTATCTGGACAGGCCAGAATGGCGATGGTCCGCTCAATGAGGTAAGAGTTCGTGCCGGACTTACGCCCAAAACCAATGCAACCAAGGCTGACCTGAAAAACGAACGCAGGTGCGAATTTGCATTGGAGTTCGGGGTCTTCCGTCATCTTGACCTGGTTCGCTGGGGAGATGCTCAGGCAGTTTATGCTCAGCCATTACACGGTTATAAAGTTAACCTCGGCGGGAACGGTATTGAATCACTCGAAGTTATTGAAGTATGGCCGGCCCGTAATTTCAATCCTTCCATTCACCACGTATTTCCGATTCCTGCCCGCGAAATTGCAAAGAGCACGAATCTTAAACAAAACCTTGGTTATTAA
- a CDS encoding LamG-like jellyroll fold domain-containing protein, translated as MRKIFTFLFIAITIAFLGCTDEENKVDGRLLGLDIKFKHTSPRTGEVLTNVYEDAYRDGDMVQISIESSYEIERIEVVNGTTKTALTTIDVNGTTASFSYPAADLEIPFGQRAALKFHFYFNDAGKDGFDYPSMKSITFNANSDIPSIVNFKKSDGSVVELKTTDYNIVGFAEDEVHGVYATTIPDEISYLEVENSSLLNFGASRNFSISFWIQSDHDESDPAIMGTQDWNSSNNKGWVIAWLNGRIRAVACDGDGNKTDLRTAEEQSILGADWHFVTVVFNRTANAEIWIDGQLAVSTVMVNGNIDTGLPVKINQDGTGTYSPRLGAKYSDIFFYDYALTEAQIQAIFNAK; from the coding sequence ATGAGAAAAATATTCACCTTTTTATTCATTGCCATTACCATAGCCTTTTTGGGTTGTACCGATGAGGAAAATAAGGTAGATGGCCGCCTTCTCGGACTTGATATTAAATTCAAGCATACCAGCCCCAGAACCGGTGAGGTTTTAACCAACGTTTACGAAGATGCTTACCGCGATGGTGACATGGTTCAGATCAGCATTGAATCAAGCTACGAAATTGAAAGGATTGAAGTGGTAAACGGAACAACCAAAACCGCCCTGACAACCATTGATGTTAACGGCACAACTGCTTCATTCAGTTATCCCGCTGCAGATCTCGAAATACCGTTCGGACAGCGGGCAGCACTTAAGTTTCATTTCTATTTTAATGATGCCGGGAAAGACGGATTTGATTACCCTTCAATGAAGTCCATCACCTTCAATGCCAACAGCGATATCCCTTCCATCGTAAATTTCAAAAAATCTGATGGAAGTGTTGTGGAGCTGAAAACTACAGATTACAACATTGTTGGTTTTGCCGAAGATGAAGTTCATGGTGTTTATGCAACAACCATTCCTGATGAGATCTCTTATCTGGAAGTCGAGAACTCTTCATTACTCAATTTTGGTGCCAGCCGCAACTTCTCCATCAGTTTCTGGATTCAGTCAGACCATGATGAAAGTGATCCTGCAATTATGGGAACCCAGGACTGGAACAGTTCAAACAATAAAGGTTGGGTAATTGCATGGCTCAATGGCCGCATCAGGGCGGTTGCCTGCGATGGCGATGGAAATAAAACCGACCTGCGCACGGCAGAGGAACAATCAATTTTAGGGGCTGACTGGCATTTTGTTACCGTTGTTTTCAATCGCACCGCGAATGCCGAGATATGGATTGACGGACAACTGGCTGTTTCTACCGTTATGGTTAACGGCAACATTGACACAGGGCTCCCTGTGAAAATCAACCAGGACGGAACCGGGACTTACAGCCCGAGGCTGGGTGCAAAATACAGCGATATTTTCTTTTACGACTATGCACTCACAGAAGCACAGATACAGGCAATTTTTAACGCCAAATAA
- a CDS encoding phosphatidylinositol-specific phospholipase C/glycerophosphodiester phosphodiesterase family protein, whose protein sequence is MKIRNIFILLLPGIIMMQGSHWLHAQSLTLRGHSHNDYERERPFFSAWENRLGSIEADIWAVDSVLYVAHDREEVTPGITLWSLYLNPVIELYTANHGKAWSEDNGSFQLLIDLKSPVVPTLDLLVEVLLPYPQVFDRDINPGAVEIVISGSRPAPDDFKKYPEFIRFDGNIGETYSLQQLERISLLSASFSDFSNWNGEGALPLADRRKLQRIVDETHQLGKKVRFWGAPDTENAWAQFMDLGIDFINTDKPAQFAAFCFKK, encoded by the coding sequence ATGAAAATCAGGAACATATTTATCCTGTTATTACCCGGCATAATCATGATGCAGGGAAGTCATTGGCTGCATGCTCAATCGCTTACCCTGCGCGGACATTCGCACAACGATTATGAGCGGGAAAGGCCGTTTTTCTCTGCGTGGGAGAACCGGTTGGGTTCGATTGAGGCAGATATCTGGGCGGTGGATTCAGTTTTATATGTTGCGCACGACCGGGAGGAAGTAACTCCCGGGATTACCCTTTGGTCATTGTATCTGAATCCGGTCATTGAATTGTATACTGCAAACCACGGAAAAGCATGGAGTGAAGATAACGGTTCATTCCAGTTGCTGATCGACCTTAAAAGCCCGGTTGTACCAACGCTGGATCTGCTGGTTGAAGTGTTGCTGCCGTATCCTCAGGTTTTTGACAGAGACATAAATCCCGGTGCGGTGGAAATCGTAATCAGCGGTTCGAGGCCAGCTCCTGATGATTTTAAAAAATATCCGGAGTTCATAAGGTTTGACGGAAATATCGGGGAAACTTACAGCCTGCAACAACTCGAAAGAATTTCACTGCTTAGCGCGTCTTTCAGTGATTTCAGCAACTGGAACGGAGAGGGTGCCCTGCCGTTGGCCGACCGCCGGAAACTTCAGCGCATAGTTGATGAAACACATCAACTGGGTAAGAAAGTCAGATTCTGGGGCGCACCGGATACTGAAAACGCCTGGGCGCAATTTATGGATTTGGGCATCGATTTTATTAATACCGATAAACCGGCACAATTTGCTGCTTTTTGTTTCAAAAAATGA
- a CDS encoding MGH1-like glycoside hydrolase domain-containing protein codes for MTSRRNFLRNAALLAASAGAPSIAMKAAGLSAGSSSDAQAPADSNARFKNTYVKNVFVTENEFRNARPSITPSPGFDMAREILPVPFWEGNPAAAEMYWKAWEIAFRNIKDPAPASGFISSYLDTAYNGNIFMWDSAFITMFARYGSRAYPFQKTLDNFYAKQHPDGFICREIWGDSGEDCFHRYDPTSTGPNIIPWSEIEYYHHFGDLDRIHKIFPVLVAYYQWLRLNRTWQDGSYWSSGWGTGMDNQPRVHKNYSPIFSHGHMTWLDTCLQQLFIGKILVDFGFYTERWQEIEDIEDETKFLKKFIKEKLWDPKTSFFYDKYADGSRGNFMGIGAFWALWTDILEKQELDSFVKHLVNKDTFSRPHPVASMPANHEKYQSDGRYWQGGVWAPTNYMIISGLRSKGYHDVAFDIAGRHYKQVAEVFRKTGTFWEYYSPETPDQGFLARPDFVGWTGLVPVSVLFEGIFGIKVAVTSKTLNWDVHLTDAHGIDRYPFGKDNLLNLKCNARKNAGHKPLIEIQSDTELTLNYSWKGGKDSMKIVPGTNQNF; via the coding sequence ATGACCTCAAGAAGGAATTTTTTAAGGAACGCTGCCTTGCTGGCAGCCTCGGCGGGGGCTCCCTCCATTGCCATGAAGGCAGCCGGTTTATCAGCCGGGAGCAGTTCAGATGCGCAAGCACCTGCCGACAGCAATGCCCGGTTCAAGAATACCTATGTTAAGAACGTATTTGTAACCGAAAACGAATTCCGCAATGCGCGTCCATCCATAACTCCATCTCCCGGGTTCGATATGGCGCGCGAAATTCTGCCCGTGCCTTTCTGGGAAGGGAATCCTGCAGCTGCTGAAATGTATTGGAAAGCATGGGAAATCGCATTCCGGAATATTAAAGATCCAGCACCGGCGTCCGGTTTTATCAGTTCGTACCTCGACACAGCTTACAACGGCAACATTTTCATGTGGGACTCGGCCTTTATTACCATGTTCGCACGATATGGAAGCCGGGCATACCCGTTTCAGAAAACTCTGGATAATTTCTATGCCAAACAGCACCCGGATGGATTCATTTGCAGGGAAATATGGGGCGATTCGGGTGAAGATTGTTTCCATCGTTACGATCCTACAAGCACAGGACCCAACATTATTCCCTGGAGCGAAATTGAGTATTATCATCATTTTGGCGACCTCGACAGAATTCATAAAATATTTCCGGTTTTAGTTGCCTATTACCAATGGTTACGCCTGAACCGGACGTGGCAGGATGGCTCGTACTGGTCGAGTGGATGGGGCACTGGTATGGATAACCAGCCCAGGGTGCATAAAAACTACAGCCCTATTTTCTCTCACGGGCATATGACCTGGCTCGATACCTGCCTGCAGCAGCTGTTTATCGGGAAAATTCTGGTTGACTTTGGTTTTTATACAGAGCGCTGGCAAGAGATTGAAGACATTGAGGACGAAACCAAGTTCCTGAAAAAATTCATCAAAGAAAAATTGTGGGATCCCAAAACATCCTTTTTCTATGATAAATATGCCGATGGCAGCCGTGGCAACTTCATGGGTATAGGTGCTTTCTGGGCGTTGTGGACGGATATTCTGGAGAAGCAGGAACTGGATTCTTTTGTAAAGCATCTGGTTAACAAAGATACCTTCAGCCGGCCTCATCCTGTGGCATCCATGCCGGCAAATCATGAAAAATATCAGTCCGATGGCAGGTACTGGCAAGGCGGGGTTTGGGCGCCCACCAATTATATGATCATCAGCGGACTCCGGTCCAAAGGATATCATGATGTTGCTTTTGACATCGCCGGCAGGCACTACAAACAGGTGGCTGAGGTTTTCCGCAAAACCGGTACATTCTGGGAATATTATTCTCCCGAAACTCCGGACCAGGGATTCTTAGCCCGCCCCGATTTTGTGGGCTGGACAGGCCTGGTACCTGTTTCTGTGCTTTTTGAAGGCATTTTTGGTATCAAAGTAGCGGTAACCAGCAAAACATTGAACTGGGATGTGCATCTGACCGACGCCCATGGAATTGACAGATATCCTTTTGGAAAAGATAACCTGCTCAATCTGAAGTGCAACGCCAGAAAAAATGCAGGCCATAAACCGCTCATTGAAATTCAGTCGGATACAGAGCTTACCTTGAACTATTCGTGGAAGGGAGGCAAAGATTCCATGAAAATTGTTCCCGGTACCAATCAAAACTTTTAA
- a CDS encoding glycoside hydrolase family 125 protein has translation MKRRDFVLTSALGLSYIGLAGTPLNVFANQGFVGMRPAREKRTYISKAVEEELALIKKEIADPEIAWLFENCYPNTLDTTVRFSLKGEEPDTFIITGDINAMWLRDSTAQVWPYLHLVNKDEALKELFKGLINRQAGCIILDPYANAFNHGAEGSYWETDLTEMKKELHERKWEIDSLCYPVRLSYHYWKETGDASPFGEKWQKAAKLIVQTFKEQQRKDGKGPYSFMRVTERATDTVPGQGYGNPVKPNGLICSTFRPSDDATIFLFLIPSNYFALVSLRQLAEISVNIHGNAPFAAECNALADEVEAALKEFAIVRHHKLGEFIPFEVDGFGNYHLMDDANVPSLLSLPYLGALKNDDPLYQQTRKLLLSEHNPWFSRGKYAEGIGGPHVGEHMIWPMSIIMRAMTSTDKQEIRQCLGWLKRTHADTGFMHESFHKDDPKNFTRSWFAWANTLFGELIVKVHQNHPEILKEIL, from the coding sequence ATGAAAAGAAGGGATTTTGTGCTTACATCGGCTTTGGGCCTGAGTTACATCGGATTGGCGGGTACCCCTCTGAATGTATTTGCAAATCAGGGTTTTGTCGGAATGAGGCCCGCAAGGGAAAAACGCACATACATCAGTAAGGCAGTTGAAGAAGAGCTTGCTTTGATAAAGAAAGAAATTGCTGACCCGGAGATTGCCTGGTTGTTTGAAAACTGCTACCCGAACACCCTGGATACAACAGTAAGGTTTTCATTAAAAGGGGAAGAGCCCGACACTTTTATCATCACCGGTGATATTAATGCCATGTGGCTGCGCGATTCAACCGCCCAGGTATGGCCTTACCTGCATCTGGTGAACAAAGATGAAGCGCTTAAGGAATTATTCAAAGGGCTGATCAACCGCCAGGCCGGTTGCATCATTCTTGATCCTTATGCCAATGCCTTTAATCATGGTGCTGAAGGAAGTTATTGGGAAACTGACCTCACCGAGATGAAAAAGGAATTGCACGAACGCAAATGGGAGATTGATTCACTTTGTTACCCGGTGAGGTTATCCTATCATTACTGGAAAGAAACCGGTGATGCCTCGCCTTTTGGTGAAAAATGGCAGAAAGCGGCAAAACTGATCGTGCAAACCTTTAAAGAGCAGCAGCGCAAAGATGGCAAAGGTCCTTACAGTTTTATGCGGGTGACCGAACGCGCAACCGATACTGTGCCCGGTCAGGGTTATGGGAATCCGGTGAAGCCGAACGGGTTGATATGTTCAACCTTCAGGCCATCGGACGATGCCACCATTTTTCTTTTTCTGATTCCTTCCAACTATTTTGCCCTGGTTTCGCTCAGGCAGTTGGCCGAGATATCAGTAAATATCCATGGAAATGCTCCGTTTGCTGCTGAATGCAATGCCCTGGCCGATGAAGTGGAAGCGGCACTTAAAGAGTTTGCCATAGTCAGGCATCATAAACTCGGTGAATTTATTCCTTTTGAGGTGGATGGTTTCGGGAATTATCACCTGATGGACGATGCCAATGTTCCCAGTCTGCTTTCGCTGCCATACCTCGGTGCACTGAAGAATGATGATCCCCTTTATCAGCAGACCCGCAAGCTTTTACTCAGCGAACATAATCCCTGGTTCAGCAGGGGGAAATATGCCGAAGGCATTGGCGGCCCGCATGTTGGTGAACATATGATCTGGCCCATGAGTATCATTATGCGGGCCATGACTTCCACTGACAAACAGGAAATCAGGCAGTGCCTGGGCTGGCTGAAACGCACCCATGCCGATACCGGATTTATGCATGAATCATTTCACAAAGATGACCCGAAGAATTTCACCAGGTCATGGTTTGCATGGGCAAATACCTTGTTTGGTGAACTGATTGTCAAAGTACACCAAAATCATCCTGAAATTCTAAAAGAGATTCTGTAA
- a CDS encoding GH92 family glycosyl hydrolase, whose protein sequence is MKKILVLLTLTVILFTSCSRSRQKPADYVNPFIGTGFHGHTYPGATTPFGAVQLSPDTRRGNWDACSGYHYSDSSMYGFSHTHLSGTGCIDLGDILFHPTIKDVALKPEGYIYDMLPFSHDNEKASPGFYEVSFPETGIKASLTATPRVGIHQYTFPESAGSKIIIDLAHSLDNERIDHLDLKVVSDTEIAGARLTSGWTPNQHIYFVARFSKPFGNVRLVSSGIEIQDSINISGKNIQAIIGFETGKGEKIDVNVGTSLVSIDNARLNLEAEAPDFGFEKYRKKAESLWDEALSSIQVDGRSESDKEIFYTAMYHTMVVPNLVSDVNGDFRTHDMQIKRLPEGRNMYSTLSLWDTYRTWHPLMTLVNSNLTTDIVHSMLEMYETTGELPIWPLASGETGTMIGYHSVSAIWDAWQKGIRDFDGEKALNAMVVSSQKPRKGGSHYLTQGWIPANMEKESVSCLLEYAYDDWCIAMMAKELGKEDIHKEYTRRAYNYLNAFDGNTGFFRGKRSDGNWVTPFSPVVVSRDYTEATAWQYRFYVPHDVHGFTQLLGGYEQFNAALDQLFSENTKFIAEIPDITGLIGQYAHGNEPSHHVAFLYNYSGEPWKTQERVRYILKELYQAAPEGIPGNEDCGQMSAWYIMSSLGIYPVCPGSGEYALSSPLFEKASMKLHNGKTLEIKANDPQKNAYISKVTFNGTEITANFITHEMLMQGGVLEFTLTGKPVKTRGVTDADAPYSLTANNMVSTVYCPNDLHLFIDETMLELGCITPGSEIRFTLDGSEPMQNSTLYANPVKLTQSAQVRARAFREGYAPGPEFNVKATKALMRLPEKKSATENGVRFKYFEGKFKRTDDMLGATALKSGILPEPSIDGAEVEDSFGFEFTGYLFIPADGIYDFYTESDDGSVLMIGSEVVVDNDGSHGAIRATGKIALSKGYHSFILRYFEDYEGNSLEWGWKKPGSYAMELIAAKDLFLN, encoded by the coding sequence ATGAAAAAAATTCTTGTTTTACTCACATTAACAGTAATTCTTTTTACTTCCTGCTCCAGAAGCAGGCAAAAACCTGCCGATTACGTCAATCCGTTTATAGGAACCGGCTTTCATGGACATACCTATCCCGGAGCAACCACTCCATTCGGTGCAGTGCAGTTGAGCCCCGATACCAGGCGCGGAAACTGGGATGCCTGTTCAGGATATCACTACAGCGACAGCAGCATGTACGGGTTTTCACATACCCATCTGAGTGGAACGGGATGTATTGACCTGGGCGACATACTGTTTCATCCTACCATAAAGGATGTGGCCCTGAAACCGGAAGGCTATATTTACGATATGCTTCCGTTTTCACACGATAATGAGAAAGCATCTCCCGGATTTTACGAAGTAAGTTTCCCTGAAACCGGTATCAAAGCTTCTTTAACTGCTACGCCAAGGGTTGGAATTCATCAGTATACTTTCCCTGAGTCGGCCGGATCAAAGATTATTATTGATCTGGCACACAGCCTTGACAATGAAAGAATAGACCATCTGGATCTTAAGGTGGTGAGTGATACTGAGATTGCCGGGGCCAGGCTCACCAGCGGATGGACCCCCAATCAGCACATATACTTTGTTGCCAGGTTTTCAAAGCCATTTGGCAATGTAAGGTTGGTTTCGTCGGGTATTGAGATTCAGGACTCCATCAACATCAGCGGTAAAAATATTCAGGCCATCATTGGCTTCGAAACCGGAAAAGGCGAAAAAATTGACGTGAATGTCGGCACATCGCTGGTAAGTATTGACAATGCAAGGCTGAATCTTGAAGCCGAAGCCCCTGATTTCGGCTTTGAAAAATACAGAAAAAAAGCTGAATCCCTTTGGGATGAAGCATTGTCATCAATTCAGGTAGATGGCAGATCCGAATCTGACAAGGAGATCTTTTACACAGCCATGTATCACACCATGGTGGTGCCCAATCTTGTGAGCGATGTCAACGGAGATTTTCGCACGCACGATATGCAGATAAAGCGACTGCCGGAAGGCCGGAATATGTACTCAACGCTTTCGCTGTGGGATACTTACCGGACCTGGCATCCGCTGATGACATTGGTTAACAGCAATTTGACAACCGATATCGTCCATTCCATGCTTGAAATGTACGAAACCACCGGAGAATTACCGATCTGGCCTTTGGCTTCCGGCGAAACAGGAACCATGATTGGTTATCACTCGGTTTCTGCAATCTGGGATGCCTGGCAAAAGGGAATCAGGGATTTCGACGGAGAAAAGGCGCTGAATGCGATGGTTGTTTCTTCACAAAAGCCCAGAAAGGGAGGAAGCCACTACCTTACGCAGGGATGGATTCCTGCAAATATGGAAAAGGAATCGGTTTCATGTCTGCTTGAGTATGCCTATGATGATTGGTGTATTGCAATGATGGCCAAAGAGTTGGGTAAGGAGGACATACATAAGGAATATACCCGCCGGGCATATAATTATCTGAATGCTTTCGATGGAAATACTGGCTTTTTCAGAGGGAAGCGCTCCGATGGAAACTGGGTTACTCCTTTCAGTCCAGTGGTGGTGAGCCGCGATTATACCGAAGCCACAGCCTGGCAATACCGTTTTTATGTACCGCATGATGTTCATGGATTTACCCAGCTATTGGGCGGATATGAGCAGTTTAATGCTGCCCTCGACCAGTTATTCAGCGAGAACACAAAGTTTATTGCCGAAATACCTGATATTACCGGACTTATCGGGCAATATGCACATGGCAATGAACCGAGCCATCATGTGGCTTTTCTCTATAATTATTCCGGCGAGCCATGGAAAACCCAGGAAAGGGTGAGATACATCCTTAAAGAATTGTATCAGGCCGCCCCTGAAGGTATTCCGGGTAATGAAGATTGTGGACAGATGTCGGCCTGGTACATTATGAGCAGTCTTGGGATTTATCCGGTTTGCCCCGGAAGCGGTGAGTATGCCCTATCTTCACCCCTGTTTGAGAAGGCCAGTATGAAACTTCATAATGGCAAGACATTGGAAATCAAGGCGAATGATCCTCAAAAGAACGCTTATATCAGCAAGGTTACCTTTAACGGCACTGAAATTACTGCCAATTTTATCACTCATGAAATGCTGATGCAGGGCGGAGTGCTGGAATTTACCCTTACCGGCAAACCTGTTAAAACACGTGGAGTAACCGATGCTGATGCGCCTTATTCGCTTACGGCAAATAATATGGTTTCAACAGTTTATTGCCCCAACGATCTGCACTTGTTTATTGATGAAACCATGCTCGAACTGGGCTGTATCACCCCCGGTTCGGAGATCAGATTTACGCTGGATGGCTCGGAGCCCATGCAAAATTCAACGTTGTATGCCAATCCTGTTAAACTGACTCAATCTGCGCAGGTGAGGGCGAGGGCTTTCAGGGAAGGCTATGCTCCCGGCCCTGAGTTTAATGTAAAAGCTACCAAAGCGCTGATGCGCCTGCCCGAAAAGAAATCGGCCACTGAAAACGGGGTGCGTTTCAAATACTTTGAAGGAAAGTTTAAACGTACAGATGACATGCTGGGAGCCACCGCTCTGAAAAGTGGAATCCTTCCCGAACCATCTATTGACGGAGCTGAGGTTGAAGATTCCTTTGGCTTTGAATTTACAGGATACCTTTTTATTCCTGCTGATGGAATTTACGATTTCTATACCGAATCAGACGATGGCAGTGTGCTGATGATTGGATCCGAAGTGGTGGTGGATAACGACGGATCACACGGAGCCATCCGGGCAACCGGAAAGATTGCCCTCAGCAAAGGTTATCACAGCTTCATACTGCGGTATTTTGAAGATTACGAAGGCAACTCCCTGGAATGGGGCTGGAAAAAGCCCGGCAGTTATGCGATGGAGTTAATTGCCGCAAAAGACCTGTTTCTGAATTAG
- a CDS encoding endonuclease/exonuclease/phosphatase family protein has product MKKILFLVILALPLVYSCKNNELVRINVLSFNIRYDNPDDSLNNWKYRRDFASEMIRFYGADIIGAQEVLKNQLDDLDNALPGFSYIGVGRLDGKEDGEFAPIFYNSGRFSVLESGHFWLSETPEIPGSKGWDAACERIVTWAVFKDKPSGKSFAFYNTHFDHVGETAQQESAIMLLAHIRENVKGIPVVLTGDFNVIPGSEAVNTLLSGDLLVEAGNISGINYGPSWTFHDFGRVPLKDRVKIDYMFVSQPIKVESYASISEQKDSVYLSDHNPVFAKLVLQ; this is encoded by the coding sequence ATGAAGAAGATACTCTTTCTGGTAATATTAGCGCTGCCACTTGTTTACAGTTGTAAAAACAATGAGCTGGTCAGGATCAATGTGCTGAGTTTCAACATCAGATACGATAACCCGGACGATTCGCTCAATAACTGGAAATACCGCAGGGATTTTGCTTCAGAAATGATTCGTTTTTACGGGGCTGATATTATCGGTGCCCAGGAAGTGCTTAAAAATCAATTAGATGACCTGGATAACGCATTGCCCGGGTTTTCTTACATCGGTGTTGGTCGCCTGGATGGCAAGGAAGATGGAGAATTTGCACCCATCTTTTATAATTCCGGCAGGTTTTCGGTGCTTGAAAGTGGTCATTTCTGGCTCAGTGAAACACCTGAAATTCCCGGATCAAAAGGTTGGGATGCTGCCTGCGAGCGCATTGTAACCTGGGCGGTTTTCAAAGATAAACCGAGCGGTAAATCCTTTGCTTTCTACAATACACACTTTGATCATGTGGGAGAAACCGCTCAGCAGGAGAGTGCCATCATGCTGCTGGCTCATATCCGGGAAAATGTCAAGGGAATTCCGGTAGTTCTTACCGGAGATTTTAATGTAATCCCCGGTTCTGAAGCCGTGAACACCCTGCTTTCGGGTGATCTGCTGGTTGAAGCCGGTAATATTTCCGGAATCAACTATGGCCCGTCATGGACATTTCATGACTTCGGCCGTGTTCCTTTAAAGGATCGTGTAAAAATTGATTATATGTTTGTCAGTCAACCCATAAAGGTCGAATCTTATGCATCAATTTCAGAACAGAAAGACTCGGTCTACCTGTCTGACCATAATCCTGTCTTTGCAAAACTGGTTCTTCAATAA